From the Nostoc sp. PCC 7107 genome, the window TGGATGAAGTCTTCTGTGAACACGCCTGTTTCGGTTAAGAAAGCGTGATCATTCTCTAAGGCTGCTAATGCTTTATCCAGAGAACCAGGAGTAGAAGGAACCTTCGCCAGTTCTTCTGGAGACAGTTCATAAATATTCTTATCTAAAGGCTCACCTGGATCAATTTTGTTCTTGATGCCATCCAAGCCAGCACAAAGCATAGCTGCAAATGCCAAGTAAGGGTTAGAAGTAGCATCTGGACAACGGAACTCTAGGCGTTTTGCTTTGGGGTTAGTGCCTGAAAGCGGAATCCGCACAGAAGCAGAACGATTACCTTGGGAGTAAGCCAAGTTAACAGGTGCTTCATAACCTGGTACGAGACGCTTGTAAGAGTTTGTGGTGGGGTTAGTGATAGCTAACAATGCTGGTGCGTGTTTAAGAATGCCACCAATGTAGTGTAATGCCATTTCACTCAAACCAGCATACTTGTCGCCAGCAAATAGAGGCTTGCCATCCTTCCAAATAGACTGGTGACAGTGCATACCGGAACCGTTATCGCCAAAAATTGGTTTTGGCATAAAGGTAACAGTTTTGCCGTATTTCTTGGCGACGTTCTTAATGACATATTTGTAAGTCATCAGCCAGTCACCAGCTTCAATTAACTTACCGAAACGGAAGCCGAGTTCGCACTGACCACCAGTTGCAACTTCGTGGTGTTGTTTTTCAATGGGGACACCGCATTTCGCCATTGTGAGCAACATTTCTGTCCGAATGTCTTGGAAACTGTCGGTTGGCGAAACTGGGAAATAACCTTCTTTGAAGCGTGGTTTGTAACCCAGGTTGGGGCCTTCTTGTCTACCAGAGTTCCAACGACCTTCTACAGAGTCTACGTAGTAGTAGCCGGAGTTAGCAGTTTGGTCAAAGCGGACATCATCAAAAATGAAGAATTCAGCTTCTGGCCCAAAGAAAGTAGTATCACCAATACCCGTAGAAACTAGATAATCAACAGCTTTTTGGGCAATAACGCGTGGGCAACGGTTGTACCATTCCCCTGTGCGGGGTTCCTTAATGCTACAAATTATGCTTAGGGTTGGCTCTGCCATGAATGGGTCAATCCAAGCTGTGTTGGGATCTAACACCATTGTCATGTCTGATTCTTCGATACCTTTCCAACCCCGAATGCTGGAACCGTCGAAAGGTACGCCATCAGAGAAAGAACTTTCATCGATTTGGTTCTGGTACACGGTTAAGTGCTGCCATGTTCCTGGTGTATCGATGAATTTCAGATCAATCATCTGAATGTTTTGGTCTTGGATCAACTTCAAGACTTCTTGTGGGGTTGTCATTGTTACTCCTTCTCTGCCAATTTCCTATTGTAAAACCAGAATCTGCCAAAGCATTCTAACCCTACTGATCCGCACCAAGTTGTGACACACCTGGATTATCGTAAAGATTTGAGATTAGAGAATTATGTAGTTTTTGTTACAGATTCTCTGGATTACAGGTTATATTAACCTTTCGCACGTCATCTGTACAAAACTGGAAAGTTCATTTCATCGGGGACAACTTTGGCATAGAATCCTTAAATAGCGGATAGATTGTTTTTGTGCAGAACTTATTTTAAATAGCACAAAAATTTACTGGTGCGTAAGTGCAGCCAAATAAATATCAAACCATAGATAGCAACGATTGGGAGAAAAAGGAATGCGTGATGCAGTCACAAGTTTAATTAAGAATTATGACGTAACTGGACGTTATTTTGACCGGAATGCGATCGACAGTCTGAAATCTTATTTTGATAGTGGTACAGCACGGGTACAAGCTGCGGCTGCTATCAATTCAAATGCTGCTTCAATTGTCAAGCAGGCTGGTTCTAAATTATTTGAAGAACTACCAGAATTGATTCGTCCCGGTGGAAATGCGTACACAACTCGTCGTTATGCGGCTTGTCTGCGGGATATGGACTATTACCTCCGCTACGCTACTTATGCGCTGGTTGCTGGTAACACAAATGTTTTGGATGAGCGTGTACTCCAAGGTTTGAGAGAAACTTACAATTCTCTAGGTGTACCCATTGGCCCAACAGTTCGTGGTGTCCAGTTAATGAAGGATATGGTTAAGGAACAAGTAGCAGCAGCAGGTGTAGCTAATACTGCTTTTGTGGATGAACCTTTTGACCATATCACGCGCGAGTTGAGTGAGCAGGATGTTTAGAAGTCAAGCATGAAACAGAGACTAGAGACTAGGGACTAGTAATCTGTATTTTTATTGCTGCTGTGGATGTCTGTTATCTAAATTTTTGTAAAGCGATCGCCTCTTGTTTTTGAAAAAGAGCGATCGCTTTTTTACAAAAATTATACTTTTAGTAGGTTACAGGAGACAGGTAACAGAATTACAAGTCTTTTGCTATCTGACGGGCTACTAGAGAGAATTATTAAATTAATAAACTAACTCGCTATCGGGAAATTATCCGTCAATTGATATTTGAATATGATGGTACGTCTGAGCCAGTGGCAGAAGCATTGTTAGCAGCAGGTATCCCACACGAAGATATTGTTTTGGGTTTCCATCCCGCAAAACTGCGCCAATACACCGATTTTGCTATATCTTGATTGATGTATTAAATCTTACCTAAATGTCAATTGTTAAAGATAAAGAAACTTCGACATAAGCAACTGTGCTATCGTCAAGAGCAATTAGCTGTAAGCTGTTGTAGTGCGTATTTC encodes:
- the apcB gene encoding allophycocyanin subunit beta; translated protein: MRDAVTSLIKNYDVTGRYFDRNAIDSLKSYFDSGTARVQAAAAINSNAASIVKQAGSKLFEELPELIRPGGNAYTTRRYAACLRDMDYYLRYATYALVAGNTNVLDERVLQGLRETYNSLGVPIGPTVRGVQLMKDMVKEQVAAAGVANTAFVDEPFDHITRELSEQDV
- a CDS encoding element excision factor XisI family protein encodes the protein MIFEYDGTSEPVAEALLAAGIPHEDIVLGFHPAKLRQYTDFAIS
- the glnA gene encoding type I glutamate--ammonia ligase — protein: MTTPQEVLKLIQDQNIQMIDLKFIDTPGTWQHLTVYQNQIDESSFSDGVPFDGSSIRGWKGIEESDMTMVLDPNTAWIDPFMAEPTLSIICSIKEPRTGEWYNRCPRVIAQKAVDYLVSTGIGDTTFFGPEAEFFIFDDVRFDQTANSGYYYVDSVEGRWNSGRQEGPNLGYKPRFKEGYFPVSPTDSFQDIRTEMLLTMAKCGVPIEKQHHEVATGGQCELGFRFGKLIEAGDWLMTYKYVIKNVAKKYGKTVTFMPKPIFGDNGSGMHCHQSIWKDGKPLFAGDKYAGLSEMALHYIGGILKHAPALLAITNPTTNSYKRLVPGYEAPVNLAYSQGNRSASVRIPLSGTNPKAKRLEFRCPDATSNPYLAFAAMLCAGLDGIKNKIDPGEPLDKNIYELSPEELAKVPSTPGSLDKALAALENDHAFLTETGVFTEDFIQNWIDYKLANEVEQMQLRPHPYEFYLYYDC